AAGATAAGTACTTATTACATCCTTCATGCCGCCGACATAAATCAACTACGCGTCTAGTTTTAAAAATAGTTTTTACAATTTAAATAGGATTGCTATAGATATAAACTAAAACTAAAAATATCAATGTATAAACACATCAAATCGCTCACTTCTTTACGCGGTATTGCAGCCTTGGTTGTTGTTGTACACCATTTTTCTTACTACGGTTTACCGAAAACAGGTTCAACTTTGTCAGCCTATACTAATTTTTTTCAGAATGGATATTTATGGGTTGATTTTTTCTTTATTCTGAGTGGTTTTATTATGACCCATGTTTATGCCAATACTTTTTGTTTAAAAGTCAGTTTAAAGAACTATCGTTCATATTTATTCTCGCGTTTTGCAAGAATTTATCCTCTGCATATATTTATTATTTTTCTATTTGTTGGATTAGAGGTTGTAAAATTATTTTTTCTAAGCACTTCTGCTTTTACTGGTAAATTTAACTTAACGGCTCTTTTTTCCAATATTTTTCTTCTCCAAGCATTTGACCTAAAGTGCCTACCTTTATTATGGTGTAATACCTATTGGAATGAGCCAGCTTGGTCAATAAGTGTAGAGTTTTTCATTTACTGTATATTTCCATTGTTATTATTACTCTTATTAAAAAATAATTTTAAAACCGATTTAATAATTTATATTTATACTCTCTTTTTTATATTACTACTAATCACTTTTACCCGTGGAAATTTAGATACGATTATTGGTATACCTTCGATAGCTAGATGTGGGCTAGAATGCATCCTTGGTGTTATAACCTATAAAATTTATCATAGAGGTAATTATCAAAAGTATTTTAATCTTAATTTTCTAGCAATTATAGCTATAACTTGGATAATTTTGATTATGCATTATTACTGGCATAATTTTCGTAACATTCATGATTGGCTAATTTTACCAGCTTTCTCTCTACTGATTTTATCTGTATCTATCAACAACAAAAGTCTAATATCAAAGTTTCTCAATTCACAGTTAATGCTATATGTCGGGACTATATCTTACTCAATTTATATGGTTCATTGGTTTGTTCAAGAATTGTTAAAATTTTTCTGGTTTTATAAATTTCACAATGTTTTTGGCAAAGAATTCACAGAATATCAATCGTTGACATCTTTAGGAGTATTTCTTATGATTGTCTTATTGGCTGCATCATTGACATATAGATTTGTAGAAGTCCCCGCACGTAATTATTTAAAGTCTACAATCTTGGCTAAACAATGTATTTAAAGTCAGTAATTTAACAAAGAAAAAGATTGAAATTTATCCACATTCAATAAACTGAGAAAATAATAGAGTTTTATGACCTTATCACCTGTAGATTACCAATCGACATTAACTGCGGTTGATTTTGATCCATTTGCAGATGGAGAATTACTTCTAACCGCCCCCGCTACAGAATCACAAAAAGAAATTTGGGCTTCTGTGCAAATGGGCGATGCTGCTAATTGTGCTTATAATGAGTCTCAATCTCTGCGACTAAAAGGCGAACTAGATGTCAAACTTTTCCAATCTGCGGTGGAAAAGTTAGTACAACGTCATGAAGCACTACGGACAACTTTTAGTACCGATGGCAATACACTCTGCATTGTTGCTTCTCGGCAAATTGAAATTCCGATTATTGAACTGTCTAACTTAAAACCACAACAAAAACAGGAAAAATTAGCTAGTATCTTGCGACAAGAGGTAGAGCAACCTTTTGATTTGGAACATGGCCCTCTATTTCGGGCAAAAATTGTCAAATTGCAGCCGCAAGAGCATCTAGTTACTTTGACAGCCCATCATATTATTTGTGATGGTTGGTCTTGGGCAGTGCTGATGCCAGATTTGGGTAAACTTTATTCTGGCTTGCAACAGGGTATTGTTCCTGAATTAGAAGAACCAGACGACTTAAGTGAATATGCGATTTTGCAGGAAGAAGAGGCGGATAGTCCAGAAGCGATCGCCACAGAACAATACTGGTTACAACAATTCGCTGACTCTGTACCTGTACTGGATTTCCCTAGCGATCGCCCTCGTCCCCCACTCAGAACCTTTAACGCCGCCCGCGAAGATTGGCATTTAAATCCCGAATTAGTTGCCAACCTGAAACAACTAGGAACAAAACTCGGTTGTAGCTTTATGACTACGATCCTCGGAGGATTCGAGGTCTGGCTGCACCGACTAACAGGACAAAACGATTTAGTTGTAGGTATTCCAGCCGCCGGACAAGCTGCTTTAGGACAATATAATCTCGTAGGTCACTGTGTTAATTTACTACCATTGCGTAGCCAGATTAATGGCGAAAAATCTTTCAGCGACTACTTGCAAACGCGGCGTTCGGCTGTCTTAGATGCTTATGACCATCAACAATTTACCTTTGGCAGTCTGGTCAAAAAATTAGTATTGCCACGGGATTCCAGCCGTATTCCCTTAGTACCAATTATATTTAATGTCGATCAAGCCTTAGATAGCGATCGACTTCCCTTTATCGATTTAGAGGTAGAATTTTTCTCCAATCCCCGCGCATTCGAGAATTTTGAACTGTTTATCAATGCTACGGAATCGCATGGTGAACTTATTCTGGAATGCCAGTACAACACTAATTTATTTGACGCTGATACTATCCGCCGCCGGATGGCAGAGTTTGAAACTTTGTTATTGGGCATAGTTGCTAACCCTAATCAAATTATTGCTAAATTGCCAATTTTGCCAGCAGTCGAGCAACAGTTATTAGCAACATGGAACAATACTCAAACAGCTTATCCCCAAGATATCTGCATTCACCAGCTGTTTGAAACTCAAGTGGAGAAGACTCCAGATGCGATCGCTGTAGTTTTTGAAGATCGGCAAATTAGTTACCGCGAACTGAATCAGCGAGCCAATCAACTAGCCCATTATCTCCAAAGCTTAGGAGTCGGGCCAGAAGTTCTGGTTGGTCTGTGTGTTGAGCGCAGTTTGGAAATGGTTGTAGGAGTTTTAGGCATTCTCAAAGCCGGAGGAGCCTACGTACCATTAGATTATGCTTATCCTGAAGAACGTTTAGCTTTCATGCTGCAAGATGCTCAGGTATCAGTGCTACTAACGCAAGAGAAGCTAAAGTCGGGGCTACCCAATCATCAAGCAAAGATTGTTTGCCTTGATAGCAACTGGCAATCCACAGATTACGGGTTAGATAACCCAACACCTAACGTCACTGCTAATAACTTAGCCTACGTCATCTATACATCTGGCTCGACAGGTCAACCGAAAGGCGTTCAAATTCAACATCAAAGTGCTGTTAATCTGCTGAATGCGATCGCTAAAGAACCCGGTTTAACCGCTGAGGATACTCTCCTCTCTGTTACTAGCCTATCCTTTGATATTGCCGTTTCAGAAATTTTTCTACCTCTATCTGTAGGCGCGAAGTTGGTATTGGTAAGCCGTGAAGTTGCGGCTGATGGTACTCAACTGTTAAAAGCCCTAACCACCTCCGGGGCAACCTTTATGCAACCGACACCAGTTACTTGGCGGTTATTACTAGCAGCCGGATGGCAAAGTAGTCCTCAACTCAAGATGATTTCCACAGGTGAAGCCTTACCTAGAGACCTCGCAAATCAATTATTACCGAAGGGAGCTTGTCTTTGGAACCTCTACGGCCCTACAGAAACAACGATTTGGTCAACAGGCTACAAGGTGACAACGGCAAATAAACCAATAGGCATTGGTTGTCCTCTAGCTAATACGCAAATCTACATCTTAGACTCCCATTTACAACCCGTTCCCATTGGTATATCAGGTGAGTTGTATATTGGTGGCGAAGGGCTAGCAAGGGGATATCTAAATCGTCCCGAACTGACTGCTGAAAGATTTATTTCTAATCCCTTCAGTTCAAACCCTGAATCGCGTTTATACAAAACTGGGGATTTGGCTCGTTATTTACCAGATGGACATATTGAATACTTAGGTCGTATCGACTATCA
This portion of the Nostoc sp. GT001 genome encodes:
- a CDS encoding amino acid adenylation domain-containing protein gives rise to the protein MTLSPVDYQSTLTAVDFDPFADGELLLTAPATESQKEIWASVQMGDAANCAYNESQSLRLKGELDVKLFQSAVEKLVQRHEALRTTFSTDGNTLCIVASRQIEIPIIELSNLKPQQKQEKLASILRQEVEQPFDLEHGPLFRAKIVKLQPQEHLVTLTAHHIICDGWSWAVLMPDLGKLYSGLQQGIVPELEEPDDLSEYAILQEEEADSPEAIATEQYWLQQFADSVPVLDFPSDRPRPPLRTFNAAREDWHLNPELVANLKQLGTKLGCSFMTTILGGFEVWLHRLTGQNDLVVGIPAAGQAALGQYNLVGHCVNLLPLRSQINGEKSFSDYLQTRRSAVLDAYDHQQFTFGSLVKKLVLPRDSSRIPLVPIIFNVDQALDSDRLPFIDLEVEFFSNPRAFENFELFINATESHGELILECQYNTNLFDADTIRRRMAEFETLLLGIVANPNQIIAKLPILPAVEQQLLATWNNTQTAYPQDICIHQLFETQVEKTPDAIAVVFEDRQISYRELNQRANQLAHYLQSLGVGPEVLVGLCVERSLEMVVGVLGILKAGGAYVPLDYAYPEERLAFMLQDAQVSVLLTQEKLKSGLPNHQAKIVCLDSNWQSTDYGLDNPTPNVTANNLAYVIYTSGSTGQPKGVQIQHQSAVNLLNAIAKEPGLTAEDTLLSVTSLSFDIAVSEIFLPLSVGAKLVLVSREVAADGTQLLKALTTSGATFMQPTPVTWRLLLAAGWQSSPQLKMISTGEALPRDLANQLLPKGACLWNLYGPTETTIWSTGYKVTTANKPIGIGCPLANTQIYILDSHLQPVPIGISGELYIGGEGLARGYLNRPELTAERFISNPFSSNPESRLYKTGDLARYLPDGHIEYLGRIDYQVKVRGFRIELGEIETALLQHPGVKEAVVIVREDIPNETSLVGYIVAETGQDSLEVISQLRRFLKQQLPDFMVPTIFMALEAMPLTPNGKVDRKALPKPDASRPELEANYVAPRTPIEQQIADIWAQVLNVKQVGINDNFFELGGYSLLGIQVVSRVRQALQAEILMSNLFELPTVADLAERVETLRWATQGVQAAESETADDYEEGEL
- a CDS encoding acyltransferase, translating into MYKHIKSLTSLRGIAALVVVVHHFSYYGLPKTGSTLSAYTNFFQNGYLWVDFFFILSGFIMTHVYANTFCLKVSLKNYRSYLFSRFARIYPLHIFIIFLFVGLEVVKLFFLSTSAFTGKFNLTALFSNIFLLQAFDLKCLPLLWCNTYWNEPAWSISVEFFIYCIFPLLLLLLLKNNFKTDLIIYIYTLFFILLLITFTRGNLDTIIGIPSIARCGLECILGVITYKIYHRGNYQKYFNLNFLAIIAITWIILIMHYYWHNFRNIHDWLILPAFSLLILSVSINNKSLISKFLNSQLMLYVGTISYSIYMVHWFVQELLKFFWFYKFHNVFGKEFTEYQSLTSLGVFLMIVLLAASLTYRFVEVPARNYLKSTILAKQCI